The region CCCGCGAAGCCCCAGTCGCGCTGCGCGTCCATGTTGCCCAGCCGCAGCTCGGTCGCGCGGCCCAGCTTGATGCGCGCCACCGCGTCGGTCACCTTGCGCGTCACGAACTCCAGCCCGCGGCGCGGCGACTCGTGGTTGAACAGAATGCCGCTCACCGCGAACAGGTTGTGGCTCTCGCGGTAGTTGATGGTCGCCCAGTGGCCGTACACCTTCGCCACGCCGTACGGCGAGCGCGGGTAGAAGGGCGTCTCCTCGCGCTGCGGCACCTCCTGCACCTTGCCGAACATCTCGCTGCTCGACGCCTGGTAGAAGCGGATCGTGGGGTTGTGCACCCGGATCGCCTCCAGCATGCGCGTCACGCCCAGCCCCGTGATGTCGCCCGTGAGCACCGGCTGGTTCCACGACGTCTGCACGAAGCTCTGCGCCGCCAGGTTGTACACCTCGTGCGGCTCGCTCTGCTGGAGCGCATAGAGCAGCGAGTTCTGGTCGGTCAGGTCGCCCGAGATCAGCTCGATGCGGT is a window of Longimicrobiaceae bacterium DNA encoding:
- the gmd gene encoding GDP-mannose 4,6-dehydratase, yielding MKTALITGITGQDGSYLAELLLEKGYRVFGLVRRSSTVTFERIDHIQDRIELISGDLTDQNSLLYALQQSEPHEVYNLAAQSFVQTSWNQPVLTGDITGLGVTRMLEAIRVHNPTIRFYQASSSEMFGKVQEVPQREETPFYPRSPYGVAKVYGHWATINYRESHNLFAVSGILFNHESPRRGLEFVTRKVTDAVARIKLGRATELRLGNMDAQRDWGFAGDYVRAMWLMLQRDEPGDYVVATGETHSVRELVETAFSYADLDWRDHVVQDARYMRPAEVDLLVGDPALAKRDLGWEPEVNFQGLVKMMVDADLARLGRSRPAGETGGL